A genomic window from Candidatus Atribacteria bacterium ADurb.Bin276 includes:
- the ftsW gene encoding Lipid II flippase FtsW: MGTHEELLNRWSLENSNENHLKRWWWEIDPYLFWTMILLLCIGLIMVFSASMTTSIMSYSDPYYFFKKQVVGVALSFFFFIIASFIRLDFVRKMSSKLLLLSVVLLTLVFFPYIGRMVGGSYRWIDFGIMRFQPSELAKLSLIIYMADTLVTHRHRAQDFWYGVVPFLLVVGVMGVLVIMEPDLGTAIFLAGITFVMLFLGGRKIIHLLYPIFAGIPILLFLIFASGNQYWKARLEAFVNPWKEPLGKGFQIIQSLIAIGSGGLFGRGLGESRQKFFYLPDRHTDFIFAIIGEELGFIGTIGVVILFCILFWRGWLIAVRSGDDFQAMLAMGIILSILMQVIVNMSAVLKILPVSGVPLPLVSYGNSSILITMIEIGLLFNIARQSKVNHFE, from the coding sequence ATGGGAACTCATGAAGAATTATTGAACCGGTGGTCATTAGAAAATTCCAATGAAAATCATTTAAAACGCTGGTGGTGGGAAATCGATCCATATCTTTTTTGGACGATGATTCTCTTACTCTGCATTGGTTTAATCATGGTTTTCAGTGCCAGCATGACCACGTCGATCATGTCCTATAGCGATCCTTATTATTTTTTTAAAAAGCAGGTGGTTGGAGTTGCTCTGTCTTTCTTTTTTTTCATAATCGCCTCTTTTATCCGGCTTGATTTTGTTAGAAAAATGAGCTCGAAATTACTTCTTCTATCAGTCGTGCTGCTCACTCTGGTTTTCTTCCCCTATATCGGCAGAATGGTGGGTGGATCCTATCGATGGATAGATTTTGGTATCATGCGCTTTCAACCCTCGGAATTGGCAAAATTGAGCTTAATCATTTATATGGCAGATACTTTGGTAACCCACCGTCATCGAGCTCAGGATTTTTGGTATGGAGTTGTGCCTTTTCTCTTGGTGGTTGGAGTCATGGGTGTTTTGGTCATAATGGAACCTGATCTTGGTACTGCCATTTTTTTGGCTGGCATAACCTTCGTCATGCTGTTTTTGGGAGGACGGAAAATTATTCACTTGCTCTATCCAATTTTTGCCGGAATTCCCATCCTTCTTTTTTTAATTTTTGCCAGCGGAAATCAATACTGGAAAGCACGGCTTGAGGCTTTTGTTAATCCTTGGAAAGAACCTTTGGGGAAGGGCTTTCAAATTATTCAGTCTCTCATTGCCATTGGTTCGGGTGGCTTATTTGGTCGGGGTTTGGGGGAAAGCCGACAAAAATTTTTCTATCTTCCTGATCGGCATACCGATTTTATTTTTGCCATTATTGGTGAAGAATTAGGTTTTATAGGAACAATAGGAGTGGTTATTTTATTCTGTATTCTTTTTTGGCGGGGTTGGCTAATTGCGGTTCGTTCAGGTGATGACTTTCAAGCCATGTTGGCTATGGGAATTATTCTAAGTATCCTCATGCAGGTCATTGTCAATATGAGCGCAGTGCTCAAAATCCTTCCGGTATCAGGTGTACCTTTACCATTAGTAAGTTATGGGAACTCATCAATACTGATTACTATGATCGAAATCGGTTTGTTGTTCAATATCGCACGGCAATCAAAGGTGAATCATTTTGAATGA
- the mraY gene encoding Phospho-N-acetylmuramoyl-pentapeptide-transferase, whose translation MKLGIIPNDILIAFLLAFVVGMVFFPLFIRWQQQRHLGQKIKKEGPNLHLHKENTPSMGGIVIFIALLVVFGVGRQYWLNNLLPVVLLAGYTILGLVDDWYKSYLEKPWGIKARYKILFQIVLAGIVLWLAMDGMPTQIIIPFSRYVIPMSRPLFFGYGIFIIIATSNAFNIADGLDGLAGGSGILTFLFWGLLLLTLGKTQLSWLAFGAIGGLTAFLWFNIWPAGIFMGDSGSLGLGALLGFMALISGQSLLIIFSALVFFVDTLSVILQVFSFKILGRRLFLMSPIHHHFELKGMKETQITVRFWIIQAIGITVAWLGRVQ comes from the coding sequence ATGAAACTTGGAATTATTCCCAATGATATATTAATTGCTTTTCTTTTGGCTTTTGTAGTTGGAATGGTTTTTTTTCCGCTTTTCATTCGGTGGCAGCAGCAACGCCATCTTGGTCAAAAAATAAAGAAAGAAGGACCTAATCTCCATCTTCACAAAGAGAATACCCCCAGTATGGGCGGTATCGTCATATTTATAGCTCTTTTGGTAGTGTTTGGAGTAGGAAGACAATACTGGTTAAACAATTTACTACCGGTAGTACTCCTTGCTGGATATACTATTTTAGGATTGGTTGATGACTGGTATAAGAGCTATTTGGAGAAACCCTGGGGAATAAAAGCCCGTTATAAGATTTTGTTCCAGATTGTCCTTGCCGGTATAGTTCTCTGGCTAGCTATGGATGGGATGCCAACTCAGATTATCATTCCATTTAGCCGTTATGTAATTCCAATGTCTCGTCCACTTTTTTTTGGGTACGGGATATTTATTATCATTGCTACCTCCAATGCATTTAATATTGCCGATGGTTTGGACGGGTTGGCGGGAGGTTCGGGTATTCTCACTTTTCTTTTTTGGGGTTTGCTTTTATTAACCTTGGGTAAAACCCAGCTTTCCTGGTTGGCCTTTGGAGCAATCGGAGGTCTGACCGCCTTTTTATGGTTTAATATATGGCCGGCAGGTATTTTTATGGGAGATTCAGGTTCATTGGGTTTAGGAGCGCTCTTAGGCTTTATGGCGCTTATTTCTGGGCAGTCTCTTTTAATTATTTTTTCAGCCCTGGTTTTTTTTGTTGATACTCTTTCAGTGATATTACAGGTTTTTTCTTTTAAAATTTTAGGACGAAGACTATTTTTAATGAGTCCGATTCATCATCATTTTGAATTAAAGGGAATGAAAGAAACTCAAATTACTGTACGTTTTTGGATAATTCAAGCCATAGGAATTACGGTGGCATGGTTAGGGCGGGTTCAATAG
- the murD gene encoding UDP-N-acetylmuramoylalanine--D-glutamate ligase gives MNYLVVGMGKTGESTARFLLNRGEKVLGYDDHKKWSDISPNILNHPAFSPLRPIDLSKLNRRKIQECIVSPGVPSYHPILAKCEQERIPIVSEVELACRMLHFPLIGITGSNGKSTTVALIGHILNRAGFSAFVGGNFGTPLIDSISFPTSYQWGVVELSSFQLERIVSARFQVAGILNLSPNHLDRHNTFRDYFFQKRNIFINQKKEDRAIVNFSIPSWHTQLCPMIRSSIIPVTGLGQLQEGFYWKNQKIVERFEGKERKIDCLNWHLPGEHNRENLLFATAVCRVVGVGVDQIEESLSTFQGLSHRIQKVAEINGVVFYDDSKSTTPASTCAAINSLNGPIVLLLGGRSKIKDFSEFTQYLSPAKIKMILLFGEDRELIQKFIPESIPTRLFSNLDEIFSNIRSLVVPGDCVLLSPACTSWDQYANYQERGEHFFRLVYGNS, from the coding sequence ATGAATTATTTAGTCGTGGGTATGGGAAAAACTGGAGAAAGTACTGCTCGTTTTTTGCTTAATCGTGGCGAGAAGGTATTGGGATATGACGATCACAAAAAGTGGAGCGATATATCGCCGAACATTCTTAATCATCCGGCTTTTTCCCCGCTTAGGCCAATCGATCTTTCCAAGCTCAATAGGAGAAAGATCCAGGAATGTATAGTCAGTCCAGGTGTCCCTTCCTATCATCCCATCCTGGCCAAATGCGAACAGGAGAGAATCCCGATAGTGAGCGAAGTGGAATTAGCCTGTCGTATGCTGCATTTTCCTCTAATTGGCATTACTGGTTCCAATGGAAAGAGTACCACTGTGGCTCTAATTGGTCACATTCTGAATAGGGCGGGTTTTTCGGCTTTTGTTGGAGGCAATTTTGGGACACCTTTAATTGATTCAATTTCCTTCCCAACTTCTTATCAGTGGGGGGTGGTGGAGCTCAGCAGCTTTCAACTGGAGAGAATTGTGAGCGCGAGGTTTCAAGTTGCTGGTATTTTGAATTTATCTCCCAACCATTTGGACAGGCATAATACTTTTAGAGATTATTTTTTTCAAAAACGAAATATTTTTATCAATCAAAAAAAAGAGGATCGGGCGATAGTCAATTTTTCCATTCCCAGTTGGCATACCCAACTTTGCCCAATGATCCGCAGCTCTATCATTCCAGTGACCGGTTTAGGGCAATTACAGGAAGGATTTTATTGGAAGAATCAAAAAATTGTTGAACGATTCGAAGGGAAGGAAAGAAAGATTGACTGTCTCAATTGGCACCTCCCCGGTGAGCATAATCGGGAGAATTTATTGTTTGCCACTGCGGTTTGCCGAGTAGTGGGGGTTGGAGTTGATCAAATTGAAGAATCTCTTTCAACTTTTCAGGGATTGAGTCACAGAATTCAGAAGGTTGCTGAAATAAATGGTGTTGTATTTTATGATGATTCCAAATCGACGACACCAGCATCAACCTGTGCAGCAATCAATTCCTTGAATGGTCCTATTGTTTTGCTCTTAGGGGGGAGAAGTAAAATCAAAGATTTTTCTGAATTCACCCAATATCTTTCTCCGGCTAAAATAAAAATGATCCTTCTATTTGGAGAAGACCGAGAGCTGATACAGAAATTTATACCGGAATCTATACCAACCCGTTTATTTTCTAATTTAGACGAAATATTTTCAAACATCCGCTCCTTAGTCGTACCCGGTGATTGCGTTCTCTTGTCTCCGGCATGTACCAGCTGGGATCAATATGCCAACTACCAGGAAAGGGGTGAACACTTTTTCCGTTTAGTCTATGGGAACTCATGA
- the murC gene encoding UDP-N-acetylmuramate--L-alanine ligase, with protein MNAHLVSLPNELYFIGIGGTGMSALATIAFEMGYQVSGSDIFSGENTCRLQEKGIPVFIGHSRERIKNISAVVISSAIPPENVELQEAIQRNIPIIHRGEMLAFFLNQKKGIAIAGTHGKTTTTSMISLLLEVAGLDPTVLVGGEVEDIGGNARFGNGEYFISEADESDGSFLKLNPYCAVITNIEDDHLEYYGSQENELNAFISFANGVKEGGFMVACGDHPNVQVMFNQPLKTNLMTYGMINGVVDVRGSMIEERAEGSLFRVTHRNQDLGSFILNIPGIHNVINSLACIAVGIKLGIDKKLIASALEMFKGVKRRYERIGYVDGTLVVDDYAHHPTEMGVVLKTALSRTLGKVIVIFQPHRYTRTKRLYREMAEILKKAHQVILFPIYSAGEKPIEGITSNLIYDELKKAGYDGVHMVSTIDEALNITENLIGPGNILITMGAGDIWKVADSMCRKNGNQLRKSTPVLRT; from the coding sequence TTGAACGCTCATCTCGTCTCATTACCTAACGAACTCTATTTTATTGGTATTGGCGGCACTGGCATGAGTGCCTTGGCAACCATCGCTTTTGAAATGGGATATCAGGTTAGTGGTTCTGATATTTTTTCCGGTGAAAACACTTGTCGACTTCAGGAAAAAGGCATCCCGGTATTTATCGGTCATTCAAGAGAAAGAATTAAAAATATATCTGCAGTGGTTATTTCCTCCGCCATCCCCCCAGAAAATGTCGAACTCCAAGAAGCTATTCAAAGAAACATACCCATTATTCACCGAGGAGAGATGTTAGCTTTTTTTCTCAATCAAAAAAAGGGCATAGCTATTGCAGGTACCCACGGAAAAACCACCACGACCTCGATGATTTCACTGTTATTAGAAGTAGCTGGCCTGGATCCGACGGTATTGGTGGGTGGGGAAGTTGAAGATATTGGGGGGAATGCTCGCTTTGGTAATGGGGAGTATTTTATATCTGAAGCTGACGAGAGCGACGGATCTTTTTTAAAGCTCAATCCCTACTGCGCGGTTATTACCAATATCGAAGATGACCATTTGGAATATTACGGAAGCCAAGAAAATGAACTGAATGCTTTTATTTCCTTTGCCAATGGCGTTAAAGAGGGAGGATTTATGGTAGCCTGCGGAGATCATCCCAATGTACAAGTGATGTTTAACCAACCCCTCAAGACCAATTTAATGACTTATGGAATGATTAATGGCGTAGTTGATGTTCGCGGATCGATGATTGAAGAAAGGGCAGAAGGTTCCTTGTTTCGAGTGACGCATCGCAACCAGGATTTGGGATCTTTTATTTTGAATATTCCTGGGATTCATAATGTAATTAATTCCTTAGCCTGCATAGCGGTTGGGATCAAGCTTGGTATAGATAAAAAATTAATTGCCAGCGCCTTAGAAATGTTTAAAGGAGTAAAAAGGCGTTATGAACGAATTGGTTATGTTGACGGAACCCTGGTTGTTGACGATTATGCTCACCATCCAACTGAAATGGGTGTAGTGTTAAAAACAGCGTTGAGCCGGACCTTAGGGAAAGTGATCGTTATTTTTCAACCTCACCGGTATACTAGAACCAAACGTCTTTATAGAGAAATGGCCGAGATATTAAAGAAAGCCCATCAAGTTATCCTCTTTCCCATTTATTCGGCAGGCGAAAAGCCGATTGAAGGTATTACCTCTAATTTAATTTATGATGAATTGAAGAAAGCCGGTTATGATGGTGTTCATATGGTTTCAACCATAGACGAAGCTCTTAACATTACCGAGAACCTGATAGGTCCAGGAAATATTCTGATAACCATGGGGGCCGGAGATATATGGAAGGTAGCCGACAGCATGTGCAGGAAAAATGGAAATCAATTGAGAAAGAGTACGCCGGTTCTCCGGACCTGA
- the ftsA gene encoding Cell division protein FtsA, whose amino-acid sequence MKLFKYIETSNPTIAAVDVGTSKVCTLIGKIRSNGIEILGIGLSSSSGIKKGKVVDVEKASHSIKESLLNSLSVAKEEPNFLYTGIAGDYVTSRNAENEILLGKVSREVYEKDIEKVIEGTRAQIASDGQAVIHVIPQEFSLDDQRGIAHPRKLVGTRLKVNAHVVTAEENHLHNLVECFQSVGYEVYRTVFQPYASALAVLTSGEQEAGTVLIDIGGGTTDIAVFYNDSIYYSNILPVGGELITSDLAIGLRTSRDEAERLKLQYGSVYSKYVPDDEMIEVKDISMKSLRSVKRKFACEIIEARVKEMILMIRREIRASGMSTVLRGGIVLTGGSSLLGGLNEFASSLLNMPVRIGFPESKNYLGQVQVISSPIFSTSCGLLQLALTEGQERKTDHRFSEGSSGKIHGMVNKLKDFFMMG is encoded by the coding sequence TTGAAATTATTTAAATATATTGAGACATCAAATCCAACTATTGCAGCGGTTGATGTTGGAACCAGCAAGGTCTGTACGTTAATCGGGAAGATTCGATCCAATGGAATCGAGATATTAGGTATTGGATTAAGTTCTTCGTCTGGGATAAAAAAAGGAAAAGTTGTTGATGTTGAAAAGGCCTCCCATTCGATAAAAGAGTCTCTTCTCAATTCCTTGAGTGTAGCCAAAGAAGAGCCGAATTTTTTATATACTGGGATTGCTGGTGATTATGTCACTTCCAGGAATGCTGAAAATGAAATACTTCTTGGAAAAGTCAGTCGGGAGGTATATGAAAAAGATATTGAAAAAGTCATTGAGGGAACTCGAGCCCAGATAGCCAGCGATGGTCAGGCGGTTATTCATGTTATCCCTCAGGAGTTTTCGTTAGACGATCAGCGAGGGATCGCTCATCCACGTAAACTGGTGGGGACTCGTTTAAAAGTGAATGCCCATGTAGTCACCGCCGAGGAGAACCATCTCCACAATTTAGTTGAATGCTTTCAAAGTGTGGGATATGAGGTTTATCGAACGGTATTTCAACCCTATGCCTCGGCTTTGGCAGTATTGACCTCTGGTGAGCAGGAAGCAGGAACGGTTTTAATAGATATCGGCGGAGGAACAACCGATATTGCGGTATTCTACAATGATTCAATCTATTATTCCAATATCTTACCGGTTGGGGGAGAGCTGATTACATCTGATTTGGCAATTGGTCTCCGGACATCCCGCGACGAGGCAGAAAGATTAAAACTCCAATATGGAAGCGTTTATAGTAAATATGTGCCTGATGATGAAATGATTGAAGTCAAAGATATTAGCATGAAGTCTCTGCGGTCGGTAAAGAGGAAGTTTGCCTGTGAAATAATTGAAGCTCGAGTGAAGGAAATGATTTTAATGATTAGAAGGGAAATTCGAGCCTCAGGAATGTCGACGGTATTACGGGGAGGGATTGTTCTCACTGGAGGTTCTTCCCTTTTGGGAGGGCTCAATGAATTTGCCTCATCGCTCTTAAATATGCCGGTTCGGATTGGATTTCCGGAAAGTAAAAATTACTTGGGACAGGTGCAGGTAATATCCAGTCCAATTTTTTCAACTTCTTGTGGGCTATTGCAATTGGCCCTTACTGAAGGCCAGGAAAGAAAAACAGATCATCGTTTTAGCGAGGGATCTTCTGGAAAAATTCATGGAATGGTTAATAAATTAAAGGATTTCTTCATGATGGGATAA
- the divIB gene encoding Cell division protein DivIB: protein MVFSLFMRGNLFAVNQIEVIGNRTLSVKYIANASGIQVGQSIFGLRSWEIENRIKKINDVKSVKVQKVFPHLIRIEIVERAPLAKVVVGDTWFYVDDQGVRVNTPSDNPDQLISLFVPSLEYDSIPITLEVIRTWMSDFDTPLKLVKMVHNNLFILQLQNDIFIKCESVQNLKEKVPVLKPLLREVQVKALKVVGFDLRMKKDIVLIQDEEEVF from the coding sequence TTGGTTTTTAGCCTCTTCATGAGAGGGAATCTATTTGCAGTGAACCAGATCGAGGTGATCGGTAATCGGACTCTATCGGTAAAATACATCGCAAATGCCTCGGGTATTCAAGTTGGACAGAGTATTTTTGGTTTAAGAAGTTGGGAAATTGAAAACCGGATCAAAAAAATTAACGACGTAAAAAGTGTAAAAGTTCAAAAAGTTTTTCCTCATTTAATTCGAATCGAAATTGTGGAAAGAGCTCCCTTGGCAAAAGTTGTGGTTGGAGATACCTGGTTTTATGTAGATGATCAAGGGGTGAGAGTGAATACTCCATCGGATAATCCCGATCAATTGATTTCTCTTTTTGTACCATCCCTCGAATATGATTCGATTCCAATAACTTTAGAGGTTATTCGCACTTGGATGAGCGATTTTGATACACCTTTGAAGCTGGTAAAAATGGTTCATAATAATCTGTTTATTTTACAACTTCAAAATGATATATTTATCAAGTGTGAGAGTGTTCAAAATTTAAAAGAAAAAGTCCCGGTTTTGAAACCCTTGTTGAGAGAAGTTCAGGTAAAAGCTCTCAAAGTGGTCGGTTTTGATCTGCGCATGAAAAAGGACATTGTTCTTATCCAAGACGAGGAGGAAGTTTTTTGA
- the murB gene encoding UDP-N-acetylenolpyruvoylglucosamine reductase, whose translation MQEKWKSIEKEYAGSPDLIVAPQAEMKFYTTWKIGGRVIALVDVLRSVIFPNLFFKMQELDCPWKILGKGSNILVSDQGYSGVVIRLAGEYSEMNYLGNHRIESGAGVALSHLVSFALGHSLGGFEFLVGVPGTVGGAVRINAGCFGQEISNLIQEILVMDNNGNIEWLKREKIDFFYRGSSLKKDRLTILKVIFQLFSDKSENIRNNVRRYSLLRKQFQPVGWPSAGCVFKNPPGDYAAKIIDQMGFKGLRTGFAQISEKHSNFIINRGSAKARDVIVLIDWIRQEVQRERNIFLENEIEVWQ comes from the coding sequence GTGCAGGAAAAATGGAAATCAATTGAGAAAGAGTACGCCGGTTCTCCGGACCTGATTGTTGCACCACAGGCTGAAATGAAGTTTTATACCACCTGGAAAATTGGTGGCCGGGTTATAGCTTTAGTTGATGTTTTAAGGAGTGTCATTTTCCCCAATTTATTTTTTAAAATGCAAGAACTGGATTGTCCCTGGAAAATTCTGGGAAAAGGATCAAATATTCTGGTAAGCGACCAAGGTTATTCTGGTGTAGTTATTCGTCTTGCTGGTGAGTATTCCGAAATGAATTATCTCGGAAACCATCGGATTGAAAGTGGTGCTGGTGTTGCTCTTTCTCATTTAGTAAGTTTTGCTCTTGGCCACAGTTTAGGAGGATTTGAATTTTTAGTTGGTGTTCCTGGAACGGTGGGAGGGGCGGTACGGATTAATGCCGGTTGTTTTGGACAGGAAATCAGCAATTTAATTCAAGAAATCTTAGTCATGGATAATAATGGTAATATAGAGTGGTTGAAGAGAGAGAAGATTGATTTTTTTTATCGAGGATCATCATTGAAGAAAGATAGGTTGACGATTTTGAAAGTCATTTTTCAACTTTTTTCTGATAAATCAGAAAACATTAGAAATAATGTTCGTCGATATAGCCTTCTCCGCAAACAATTTCAGCCGGTAGGTTGGCCATCGGCCGGTTGTGTATTTAAAAATCCACCCGGTGACTATGCGGCTAAAATCATTGATCAAATGGGATTTAAAGGGCTAAGAACCGGTTTCGCTCAAATTTCTGAGAAACATTCCAATTTTATTATCAATCGTGGATCAGCGAAAGCACGTGATGTAATAGTACTGATAGATTGGATTCGCCAAGAAGTTCAACGAGAAAGAAATATTTTTTTGGAAAATGAAATCGAGGTATGGCAATGA
- the murG gene encoding UDP-N-acetylglucosamine--N-acetylmuramyl-(pentapeptide) pyrophosphoryl-undecaprenol N-acetylglucosamine transferase, whose product MNEIFIAAGGTGGHIFPALSIAQHLSRDFPVRFIGTKRGMERKLVPEAGFSLSFIRARGWNRTSAIDFLRAFGDNIVGLFQSGYLFIKFRPRAVLVFGSYVSLLIAFWAKLFRVPIFVQEQNIHPGFANRIISRWSKKIFVPVDEAAEGFRDSNQIVIIGNPLREEVLDWQGKDKEAKEKLGLDPQKKTLLIIGGSRGSHLINQAFWQALPFIEKLKFQVIHITGDESFQEAMKMAALYPFPYLIYEFYPNPGIFYSAADLAISRSGANVTYELFCFGLPAVLIPFGGATEGHQLYNAQWLGKKQPVVIIDEKRLQPEGLAQAIRSLSELPAKKYKKNEDFRFSAARIAGMIVKEIRRRK is encoded by the coding sequence TTGAATGAAATATTTATTGCAGCTGGTGGAACCGGTGGTCATATCTTTCCAGCGCTCAGCATTGCTCAACATTTATCTCGTGACTTTCCGGTTCGCTTTATTGGGACCAAAAGAGGCATGGAAAGAAAATTGGTTCCCGAAGCCGGTTTTTCACTTTCTTTTATTCGTGCTCGAGGATGGAACCGAACATCAGCTATAGATTTTCTTCGCGCCTTTGGCGATAATATAGTAGGATTGTTTCAAAGTGGGTATCTTTTTATCAAATTTCGGCCTCGGGCGGTCTTGGTTTTTGGCAGTTATGTCTCTTTACTGATCGCTTTTTGGGCGAAACTATTTCGAGTTCCAATCTTTGTGCAAGAACAGAATATTCATCCGGGTTTTGCCAACCGGATCATCTCCCGTTGGTCAAAAAAAATCTTTGTTCCGGTGGACGAAGCAGCCGAGGGCTTTCGAGATTCAAATCAAATTGTTATAATCGGTAACCCCTTACGTGAAGAAGTGCTTGATTGGCAGGGAAAAGATAAAGAAGCCAAAGAAAAACTGGGTCTTGATCCCCAGAAAAAAACCCTGCTTATTATTGGAGGGAGCCGGGGTTCTCACCTGATCAACCAAGCATTTTGGCAAGCACTACCATTCATAGAAAAATTGAAGTTTCAAGTCATCCATATCACTGGAGATGAATCTTTTCAAGAAGCCATGAAGATGGCGGCGCTTTACCCATTTCCCTATTTGATTTACGAGTTTTATCCAAACCCGGGAATATTTTATTCAGCAGCCGACTTAGCAATCAGTCGTTCCGGTGCCAATGTCACCTATGAATTGTTTTGTTTTGGCCTTCCAGCCGTCCTGATACCTTTTGGAGGAGCAACTGAAGGCCACCAATTATATAACGCCCAATGGTTGGGGAAAAAGCAGCCGGTGGTCATTATCGATGAAAAAAGGCTTCAACCAGAAGGCTTGGCTCAGGCGATTCGAAGCCTATCAGAGCTTCCAGCAAAAAAATATAAAAAAAATGAAGATTTTCGATTTTCAGCAGCACGAATTGCTGGTATGATTGTCAAAGAGATCCGTAGGAGGAAATGA